GCGCGGCAAAGTCGACACCCATTTAACCCGTCCCGAGCGCCGCTGCAAGGCAATCAGGTCGTTGGTATTCGATAGCAGGAATACATAATTGCCGGCCACCCAGGGTGACTGGATGCCGCCTTCTTCAAGTTCCCACAAACGCACACCGGTACGAAGGTCAATTGCAACCGTCAGGCCGGAATTGCTGGTGGCAATAACGAGATCATTATCGATCACCGGCAAACCGCGAATATCGGCAATTGCCGAAACCGCATCGGTCCGCCCGGCAGACGCCAGCGTATCAGACCAGATCACCTGGCCGTTTTCCACACGCAGGGCATAAAGCTCGCCGGTGCTATAGGCGGAAATCACAACGCCCTGGTCAACAGCCGGACTGGCCCCACCAATAAAGGTTGCCCCTTCGGACGCACCACGGTGGTTCCACAGGATTTCCCCGCTATAGGCATTCAGCGCCACGGTCTGGTTATCAACCGTGATCACGAAAACGCGGCCACCGCGCACCGTCGGCGCAGCGCGCATCGGTGCGGTAAGGGTGGTGCGCCATTTGACTTCGGCAGTCGCCGCATCAATGGCAACAACTTCAGCAAAGCCGGTGGTCGCATAAACCATGCCATCGGCATAGGCCAGACCGGAGCCCAGAAGGGTGCTGTCACCTTCCTGGTCCGGGGCAATATCCACATCCCAAATCTGCTTACCGGTTTTCGCACTAAAGGCGCGCACTTCGGCGTCGGCATCAATGGTAAAGATCACGCCCTTGGCAACAACCGGCTGGTTTAACAGCAGGTCTTCATCAAGCGAACCGGTGCCAATGCTGCTTGACCATTGCTGCTTCATGGTATCGTTATCAAATGCCAGATGCTGCAACGAATGGCTTGGAACACCGCCATTCTGCGGCCAGTCTTCCTGTACCTGCGGCTGGGGCAGAACAACCTTCTGATCCGTCAGGCCGGGGTCAGGCTCAATCGTGCTTTGCAGGGACAAAACGGCAAGGCGCTCGCCCGGAAGCGGCGGCTCTTCGGATTCACCCATCCAGCTGGAACAGCCGGAAACAAGAACGGCAAGACCCAATACACAAAAAGCGGATTTAAAACGGTCCAGACGGTGTAATTGCAAAACCATATCCTTTAATCCTGTCCCGGCAGGTATCCAAAAAGATGAGCAAACGCTCCAAGGCAAATCAGGCCTTGATCGCCTTCAGAAGTTCGCTGGCACGGCCGCGCATGTCTGCCGGTGCCGTTTTATCATCGGCAAGTTCGGTCAGAAGCGATTTTGCCTCGTCCTTTTTACCGGCTGCAATATTAAGAACCGCCATCATCTCGCGGGCCGAGTGATACCAGGTATTTTCCGGCACAGCTATCGGCTTCAAACGTGCGATCAGGGCATCGGCATTGTCCGCAGTGCCGCTATTCATGGCAATCTGCACAACAGCCAGATCACGGTAAACCTTGTCAACGTCGCTATCTGAGGCAATCGCCTCAAGCTCGGTCACAGCCTTTGCCGTTTCGTTCTGGCTCAGGAAAATGCGGGCCTTCTGGAAATGGCCCAGCGCGACAAAGCCGTCATCGCCCTTGGCAATGATGGTGTCAAACGCATCAAGGGCAGCCTGGCTTTTATCCGGGCCAGCATTGACCAGTTCCAGCGCATTGGCAAAGCGCGTACCGTTTTCAATACGGGTGGAATGCTCATAACTTTTCCAGCCCTCGCGACCCGCAACGCCCAGAACAATAACGGCTGCCACGGCAACAACCACCTTGCCGTATTTGCGCCAAAGGCGCTCTGTGCGCTCGCGCTTGAGGTCTTCTTCGACTTCCTGGAAAATATCGACCACGAAACCCGCTCCAATTCGATCAAAATAAAGCGGGCACCTGCCCGCCAGTCAGAATAAAATGACGGCAAGGATTTAACGCGCCACTGCCCAAGGGGTCAAGGGCGCTGCGCAGTTCAGGTGCAATTTAACCGCACCGGGGGCGAAATTGGCCGCTTTTCACGCAACCTGCGGGCAAATCGGGGCTTTCCCGGCAATTTTTTCACCCTGCACGCGCGCTGAGCGCCCAGCCTTGACGCTTGCATAAACACGCCGCTCGCAATTATTGCCTGCCAGCACAACATAAATAACCGCAAAGCAGCGGATTCCGCCCGCAACACCCATACTGGCGCAACAGGCAATTTAACCGGCACAGAACTTGCTTTGTTTGCTATGAAAGTTTTGGGGAACAGATCATTGCAACCGTAACCCGGCAAAATTGTCCGGGATGCATAGGGGTAGAACCGCATGAAGGCGACATTTATGCACGCAAACCAGGCGCAAGCCCGCCATGAAGGCCCCCTGCATGGCATTGCAAGGCGCGTGCGGGGCTGTGCGGTTGGCGTAACAATGCTTTCTGCGTTTTCCGGTCTTACTGCCTGTGCTGCCTTTGACGACACGGTTGCCACCGCTACCGGGACGGATCTTTTGACTGCGACACAATGGTATATCGCCCTTGATGTCGTCTCGATCATCAATACCGACAAAACCATTGTCGATCAT
The window above is part of the Thalassospira marina genome. Proteins encoded here:
- a CDS encoding PQQ-binding-like beta-propeller repeat protein; the protein is MVLQLHRLDRFKSAFCVLGLAVLVSGCSSWMGESEEPPLPGERLAVLSLQSTIEPDPGLTDQKVVLPQPQVQEDWPQNGGVPSHSLQHLAFDNDTMKQQWSSSIGTGSLDEDLLLNQPVVAKGVIFTIDADAEVRAFSAKTGKQIWDVDIAPDQEGDSTLLGSGLAYADGMVYATTGFAEVVAIDAATAEVKWRTTLTAPMRAAPTVRGGRVFVITVDNQTVALNAYSGEILWNHRGASEGATFIGGASPAVDQGVVISAYSTGELYALRVENGQVIWSDTLASAGRTDAVSAIADIRGLPVIDNDLVIATSNSGLTVAIDLRTGVRLWELEEGGIQSPWVAGNYVFLLSNTNDLIALQRRSGRVKWVSTLPRYVDPEDQSEAMVWTGPVLAGDRLIVGNEQGQVETISPYDGKVLGTDTLPGPVTLPPVVAGDMLYFLTANATLVAYR
- a CDS encoding tetratricopeptide repeat protein, which codes for MVDIFQEVEEDLKRERTERLWRKYGKVVVAVAAVIVLGVAGREGWKSYEHSTRIENGTRFANALELVNAGPDKSQAALDAFDTIIAKGDDGFVALGHFQKARIFLSQNETAKAVTELEAIASDSDVDKVYRDLAVVQIAMNSGTADNADALIARLKPIAVPENTWYHSAREMMAVLNIAAGKKDEAKSLLTELADDKTAPADMRGRASELLKAIKA